The following are from one region of the Shinella sp. PSBB067 genome:
- the trxB gene encoding thioredoxin-disulfide reductase, translating to MSGQSSNSRHVKVLIIGSGPAGYTAAIYTARAMLEPVLIAGMEQGGQLMITTDVENYPGYADPVQGPWMMEQMLKQAEHVGAEIVNDLVTNVDLDVRPFRISTDSGTAWTADALIIATGAKAKWLGIDTEHKFMGFGVSACATCDGFFYRGKDVIVVGGGNSAVEEALYLSNLAKSVTVVHRRDSFRAERILQERLFAKENVRVVWDHEVVEYLGAGAKPPMPASVNGVKLRNVKTGETRDMETDGVFVAIGHAPAVELFKGKLRHKPNGYLWTAPDSTATDVPGVFAAGDVTDDIYRQAVTAAGMGCMAALETEKYLAGHMPVAIAAE from the coding sequence ATGTCCGGCCAGTCCAGTAACAGCAGGCACGTCAAGGTGCTGATCATCGGCTCCGGCCCCGCCGGCTACACCGCCGCCATCTACACCGCCCGCGCGATGCTGGAGCCCGTGCTGATCGCCGGCATGGAACAGGGCGGCCAGCTCATGATCACCACCGACGTGGAGAACTACCCGGGCTATGCCGACCCGGTGCAGGGCCCGTGGATGATGGAGCAGATGCTCAAGCAGGCAGAGCATGTCGGCGCCGAGATCGTCAACGACCTCGTCACGAACGTCGACCTCGACGTGCGCCCCTTCCGCATCTCCACCGACAGCGGTACCGCATGGACCGCCGACGCGCTGATCATCGCCACCGGTGCAAAGGCCAAGTGGCTCGGCATCGACACCGAGCATAAGTTCATGGGCTTCGGCGTTTCGGCCTGCGCCACCTGCGACGGCTTCTTCTACCGGGGCAAGGATGTCATCGTTGTCGGCGGCGGCAATTCGGCCGTCGAGGAAGCGCTCTATCTTTCGAACCTCGCCAAGTCCGTGACGGTCGTGCACCGCCGCGATTCGTTCCGCGCCGAACGGATCCTCCAGGAGCGCCTGTTCGCCAAGGAGAACGTCAGGGTCGTCTGGGACCACGAGGTCGTCGAATATCTCGGCGCCGGGGCAAAGCCGCCGATGCCGGCCTCCGTCAACGGCGTGAAGCTGCGCAACGTGAAGACCGGCGAGACGCGCGACATGGAAACGGACGGCGTCTTCGTCGCGATCGGCCATGCGCCGGCAGTGGAGCTCTTCAAGGGCAAGCTGCGCCACAAGCCGAACGGCTACCTCTGGACGGCACCCGATTCCACCGCGACGGACGTGCCGGGCGTCTTTGCCGCAGGCGACGTCACGGACGACATCTACCGTCAGGCCGTAACGGCCGCCGGCATGGGCTGCATGGCGGCCCTCGAAACCGAAAAATACCTTGCAGGTCATATGCCTGTCGCAATTGCGGCCGAGTAG
- a CDS encoding LysR family transcriptional regulator VtlR, which translates to MPLDWDKLRIFHAAAEAGSFTHAADKLHLSQSAISRQVSALEQDVGIKLFHRHARGLILTEQGEILYRAAHDVLMKLESVRVQLTENTEKPSGKLRITTTVGLGQGWLTDKVQEFLALYPDMQVQLILDNEELDVNMRHADCAIRLREPQQSDLIQRRLFTVHMHIYAAPSYINRYGEPQSIDDLDNHKIITFGEPAPSYLLDVNWLEVAGRDSDNPRPSVLQINSQTSIKRACLLGIGIAMLPDYIVGRDPGLIQLPVSADIPSFDTYFCYPSEMKNSAKLKVFRDFIVAKARNWNF; encoded by the coding sequence ATGCCGCTCGATTGGGACAAGCTGCGGATTTTTCACGCCGCGGCCGAGGCCGGCTCGTTCACGCACGCCGCAGACAAGCTGCACCTTTCTCAATCGGCCATCAGCCGCCAGGTGAGCGCGCTGGAACAGGATGTCGGCATCAAGCTCTTCCACCGCCATGCCCGCGGCCTGATCCTTACCGAGCAGGGCGAAATCCTCTACCGCGCCGCGCACGACGTGCTGATGAAGCTCGAAAGCGTGCGCGTCCAGCTCACGGAAAACACCGAGAAGCCGAGCGGCAAGCTGCGCATCACCACCACGGTCGGCCTCGGCCAGGGCTGGCTGACGGACAAGGTGCAGGAATTCCTCGCGCTTTACCCGGACATGCAGGTGCAGCTCATCCTCGACAACGAGGAGCTGGACGTGAACATGCGCCATGCGGACTGCGCCATCCGCCTGCGCGAACCGCAGCAGTCGGACCTCATCCAGCGCCGGCTCTTCACCGTGCACATGCACATCTACGCCGCCCCCTCCTACATCAACCGCTACGGCGAGCCGCAGTCGATCGACGATCTCGACAATCACAAGATCATCACCTTCGGCGAGCCCGCGCCGAGCTACCTCCTGGACGTCAACTGGCTGGAGGTCGCCGGCCGCGATTCCGACAATCCCCGTCCCTCCGTCCTGCAGATCAACAGCCAGACCTCGATCAAGCGCGCCTGCCTGCTCGGCATCGGCATCGCGATGCTGCCGGATTATATTGTCGGCCGCGACCCGGGACTGATCCAGCTCCCCGTCAGCGCCGACATCCCCTCCTTCGATACCTATTTCTGCTACCCGAGCGAGATGAAGAACTCGGCCAAGCTCAAGGTTTTCAGGGATTTCATCGTCGCCAAGGCGCGCAACTGGAACTTCTGA
- a CDS encoding helix-turn-helix transcriptional regulator — protein sequence MTPPDTDEILKALAHPKRLEILAWLKEPRQHFAGQEHPLDFGVCAGQIEKRCDLSQSTVSAHLATLQRAGLVTTRKVGQWVFFKRDEDKIAAFLHHINGAL from the coding sequence ATGACCCCGCCCGACACCGACGAAATCCTCAAGGCCCTCGCCCATCCGAAGCGGCTGGAGATTCTCGCCTGGCTGAAGGAGCCGCGGCAGCATTTCGCCGGCCAGGAACATCCCCTGGATTTCGGCGTGTGCGCCGGCCAGATCGAAAAGCGCTGCGACCTCTCGCAATCCACCGTCTCCGCCCATCTTGCCACCCTCCAGCGCGCCGGCCTCGTGACGACGCGCAAGGTCGGCCAGTGGGTGTTCTTCAAACGCGACGAAGACAAGATCGCGGCCTTCCTCCACCACATCAATGGCGCCCTCTGA
- a CDS encoding alkene reductase gives MPSLFDPIKIGDIQLKNRIVMAPLTRNRSPGAVPNTLNAAYYEQRASAGLLITEATAITQQGQGYADVPGLYTPEALAGWKQVTDSVHKAGGRIVVQMWHVGRISHDTLQPGGGKPVAPSAIRAKSKTYLINADGTGSFAETSEPRALEKQELPGIVEDYRRAARAAVDAGFDGVEIHAANGYLIDQFLRSGSNQRTDEYGGSIENRARLLFEVVDAITSEIGAGRTAIRISPVTPANDAFDPNPQPLFTYVVEGLARYDLSYIHIIEGATGGARDHQQGDAPFDYAALRAAYKAAGGKAAWMVNNGYNRELAIDAVEEGKADLVAFGKLFIANPDLVERLKNDTVLNPLDKDTLYGGGARGYTDYPALENVA, from the coding sequence ATGCCCTCGCTCTTCGACCCCATCAAGATCGGCGATATCCAGCTCAAGAACCGCATCGTCATGGCGCCTCTGACGCGCAACCGCTCCCCGGGCGCCGTGCCGAACACCCTGAACGCCGCCTATTACGAGCAGCGCGCCAGCGCCGGCCTGCTGATCACCGAGGCCACGGCCATCACCCAGCAGGGCCAGGGCTATGCCGACGTGCCGGGCCTCTACACGCCGGAAGCGCTCGCCGGCTGGAAGCAGGTCACCGATTCCGTGCACAAGGCCGGCGGCAGGATCGTCGTGCAGATGTGGCATGTCGGCCGGATTTCGCACGATACGCTGCAGCCGGGCGGCGGCAAGCCGGTCGCCCCCTCCGCCATCCGGGCCAAGTCCAAGACCTATCTCATCAATGCCGACGGCACCGGCAGCTTCGCCGAGACATCCGAGCCCCGTGCCCTGGAAAAGCAGGAGCTTCCCGGCATCGTGGAAGACTATCGCCGCGCCGCCCGCGCCGCGGTGGACGCCGGTTTCGACGGCGTCGAGATCCATGCGGCCAACGGCTACCTGATCGACCAGTTCCTGCGCTCGGGCAGCAACCAGCGCACGGACGAATACGGCGGCTCCATCGAGAACCGCGCGCGTCTGCTCTTCGAGGTCGTCGATGCGATCACCTCGGAAATCGGCGCCGGGCGCACGGCAATCCGCATCTCGCCGGTCACGCCGGCCAACGATGCCTTCGATCCGAACCCGCAGCCCCTCTTCACCTATGTCGTGGAGGGCCTCGCCCGTTACGACCTTTCCTACATCCACATCATCGAGGGCGCGACGGGCGGAGCCCGTGATCACCAGCAGGGCGACGCCCCGTTCGACTATGCGGCGCTGCGCGCGGCATACAAGGCAGCCGGCGGCAAGGCGGCCTGGATGGTCAACAACGGCTATAACCGCGAGCTTGCCATCGACGCCGTGGAAGAAGGCAAGGCCGACCTCGTCGCCTTCGGCAAGCTCTTCATCGCCAACCCCGATCTCGTGGAGCGGCTGAAGAACGACACGGTGCTGAATCCGCTGGACAAGGACACCTTATACGGCGGCGGCGCCAGGGGCTATACCGACTACCCGGCCCTCGAAAACGTCGCCTGA
- a CDS encoding calcium:proton antiporter has protein sequence MLSSLLKERFLFVGLAAAIVAYASEHSLLAMGRLPVLAAAFALVVAIVLVSTRIAHHAEILASKVGDPYGTMILTLSAVLVEVVILAIMMQGETSPTLVRDTIYAAVMLDINGILGLAALLGGIRHGEQPYNDDSGKTYGVMILTAMGISMVVPEFVPRESWHLYSAFTIGAMIALYALFLRMQVGAHSYFFSYAYPRAERKEGMASKAPDENEPATLSILVIVIGVVLIGALAEVMSVLLGAGLKGSGAPPALMAVVVAAISAAPEILTALRAALANRMQSVVNIAMGASLSTVILTVPVMEAIALYTGQPFVMAMSPTQTVMVAITLIAAAINLNDGETNAIEGMTHFILFATFIMLTLIGL, from the coding sequence ATGCTGTCCAGCCTGCTGAAGGAACGCTTCCTGTTCGTCGGCCTCGCCGCCGCCATCGTCGCCTATGCGAGCGAGCACAGCCTGCTGGCGATGGGTCGCCTGCCGGTGCTGGCGGCGGCCTTCGCCCTCGTCGTCGCCATCGTCCTCGTTTCCACCCGCATCGCCCATCATGCGGAAATCCTCGCCTCCAAGGTCGGCGATCCCTACGGCACGATGATCCTCACCCTGTCGGCCGTACTGGTGGAGGTGGTGATCCTCGCCATCATGATGCAGGGCGAGACATCGCCGACGCTGGTGCGCGACACGATCTATGCCGCAGTGATGCTCGACATCAACGGCATCCTCGGCCTTGCGGCGCTCCTCGGCGGCATCCGCCACGGCGAGCAGCCCTACAACGACGATTCCGGCAAGACCTACGGCGTGATGATCCTGACGGCCATGGGCATTTCCATGGTGGTGCCGGAATTCGTGCCGCGCGAAAGCTGGCATCTCTATTCCGCCTTCACCATCGGCGCGATGATCGCCCTCTATGCGCTGTTCCTGCGCATGCAGGTCGGCGCGCACAGCTATTTCTTCAGCTACGCCTATCCGCGCGCGGAACGGAAGGAGGGCATGGCGAGCAAGGCGCCGGACGAGAACGAGCCGGCGACGCTCTCGATCCTCGTCATCGTTATCGGCGTGGTGCTGATCGGCGCGCTTGCCGAAGTGATGTCGGTGCTGCTCGGCGCCGGGCTGAAAGGCTCCGGCGCGCCGCCGGCGTTGATGGCCGTGGTCGTCGCCGCGATCTCCGCTGCGCCGGAAATCCTGACGGCCTTGCGCGCCGCGCTCGCCAACCGCATGCAGTCCGTCGTCAACATCGCCATGGGCGCCTCGCTCTCGACGGTCATCCTCACGGTGCCCGTCATGGAGGCCATCGCCCTCTACACCGGCCAGCCCTTCGTCATGGCCATGTCGCCGACGCAGACCGTGATGGTCGCCATCACGCTGATCGCCGCCGCCATCAACCTCAACGACGGCGAGACGAACGCCATCGAGGGGATGACGCATTTCATCCTCTTCGCGACCTTCATCATGCTGACCTTGATCGGCCTTTAG
- a CDS encoding pyridoxal phosphate-dependent aminotransferase, which yields MAFLADALSRVKPSATIAVSQKARELKAKGRDVIGLGAGEPDFDTPDNIKQAAIEAINRGETKYTPVSGIPELREAIVRKFKRENNLDYTAAQTIVGTGGKQILFNAFMATMNPGDEVVIPTPYWVSYPEMVSLCGGTPVFVATTQENKFKLKAEDLEKAITPKTKWFIFNSPSNPSGAAYSHDELKALTDVLMRHPHVWVLTDDMYEHLTYGDFKFATPVEVEPGLYDRTLTMNGVSKAYAMTGWRIGYAAGPLALIKAMDMIQGQQTSGACSIAQWAAVEALNGTQAFIPENKKIFEGRRDLVVSMLNQATGIECPSPEGAFYVYPSCKGLIGKTAPSGKVIETDEDFVSELLEAEGVAVVHGSAFGLGPNFRISYATSEAQLEEACKRIQRFCAACK from the coding sequence ATGGCCTTTCTTGCCGACGCCCTTTCCCGTGTGAAGCCTTCCGCCACCATCGCCGTTTCCCAGAAAGCGCGCGAGCTGAAAGCCAAGGGCCGCGACGTCATCGGGCTCGGTGCGGGCGAGCCGGACTTCGACACGCCAGACAACATCAAGCAGGCCGCCATCGAGGCGATCAACCGCGGCGAGACGAAGTACACGCCGGTTTCCGGCATTCCGGAACTGCGCGAGGCCATCGTCAGGAAGTTCAAGCGCGAGAACAATCTCGACTACACCGCCGCGCAGACGATCGTCGGCACGGGCGGAAAGCAGATTCTTTTCAACGCCTTCATGGCGACGATGAATCCGGGCGATGAAGTCGTTATCCCGACGCCTTACTGGGTGTCCTACCCGGAAATGGTCTCGCTGTGCGGCGGCACGCCGGTCTTTGTCGCCACGACGCAGGAAAACAAGTTCAAGCTCAAGGCGGAGGACCTTGAAAAGGCGATCACGCCGAAGACCAAGTGGTTCATCTTCAACTCGCCGTCCAACCCCTCGGGCGCGGCCTACAGCCACGACGAGCTGAAGGCGCTGACGGACGTGCTGATGCGCCATCCGCATGTCTGGGTGCTGACCGACGACATGTACGAGCACCTGACCTATGGCGACTTCAAGTTCGCGACCCCGGTCGAGGTCGAGCCCGGCCTCTACGACCGCACGCTGACGATGAACGGCGTTTCCAAGGCCTATGCGATGACCGGCTGGCGTATCGGCTATGCGGCCGGCCCGCTCGCCCTCATCAAGGCCATGGACATGATCCAGGGCCAGCAGACGTCGGGCGCCTGCTCGATCGCCCAGTGGGCGGCCGTCGAGGCGCTGAACGGCACGCAGGCCTTCATCCCGGAAAACAAGAAGATCTTCGAGGGCCGCCGCGACCTCGTCGTCTCCATGCTCAACCAGGCGACCGGCATCGAGTGCCCGTCGCCGGAAGGCGCCTTCTACGTCTATCCGTCCTGCAAGGGCCTGATCGGCAAGACCGCGCCGTCGGGCAAGGTCATAGAGACGGACGAGGACTTCGTTTCGGAACTGCTGGAAGCCGAAGGCGTCGCCGTCGTGCACGGCTCGGCCTTCGGCCTCGGCCCGAACTTCCGCATCTCCTATGCGACCTCGGAAGCGCAACTGGAAGAAGCCTGCAAGCGCATCCAGCGCTTCTGCGCGGCCTGCAAGTAA
- a CDS encoding EAL domain-containing protein, which yields MSERSIFSNLVRQPDGAFSAVYGAFLLQSALQPIFREREDGRLQIAAFKGLIRASVDGDPAAPTDFFHTVPEDERAAVDGLCRSLHILNTGALGRQDIALLVNFQKGLYDTPQAMRQEVERLRLCTHEAGMAPEAVVCELREHPLDDPDVLAQFAGRLRESGFSIAIDEYTGEDRDLERLERLKPQYVTFDTAWLHGFAENSAGLALLRVVLGQFAQKGIRTVVAGIEDPGMIARCREMGGPLMQGYLLARPELAPTSFNSTYPERGAEPLQAPPESPAAGVNAPAEARASRPVRHFGRRGV from the coding sequence ATGAGCGAAAGAAGCATCTTCTCCAATCTCGTCCGCCAGCCGGATGGAGCGTTCAGCGCCGTCTACGGCGCCTTCCTGCTGCAATCGGCGCTCCAGCCGATCTTTCGCGAGCGCGAGGACGGCCGGCTGCAGATCGCCGCCTTCAAGGGGCTGATCCGCGCAAGCGTCGACGGTGACCCCGCCGCCCCGACGGACTTCTTCCACACCGTGCCGGAAGACGAGCGCGCCGCGGTCGACGGCCTTTGCCGGAGCCTCCACATCCTCAACACCGGCGCGCTCGGCCGGCAGGACATCGCGCTGCTCGTGAATTTCCAGAAAGGTCTCTACGACACCCCCCAGGCGATGCGCCAGGAGGTCGAGCGCCTGCGGCTCTGCACGCACGAAGCCGGCATGGCGCCCGAGGCTGTCGTCTGCGAGTTGCGCGAACACCCGCTCGACGATCCCGACGTCCTCGCGCAATTCGCCGGACGGCTTCGTGAAAGCGGATTTTCCATCGCCATAGACGAGTATACCGGCGAAGACCGCGACCTCGAACGCCTCGAGCGCCTGAAGCCGCAATACGTGACCTTCGATACGGCCTGGCTGCACGGCTTTGCGGAAAACTCCGCGGGCCTTGCGCTCCTGCGGGTGGTGCTCGGCCAGTTCGCGCAGAAGGGCATCCGCACCGTCGTCGCCGGCATCGAGGATCCCGGCATGATCGCCCGCTGCCGCGAGATGGGTGGCCCGCTGATGCAGGGCTACCTGCTTGCCCGTCCGGAACTGGCCCCGACCAGCTTCAACAGCACCTACCCCGAACGCGGCGCCGAGCCGTTGCAGGCGCCGCCGGAAAGCCCCGCGGCGGGCGTTAACGCGCCGGCCGAGGCACGCGCTTCGCGCCCTGTGCGCCACTTCGGCAGGCGGGGCGTCTAG
- a CDS encoding PQQ-dependent sugar dehydrogenase: MRREKSDLKGLVKGAAIAILLAFALSPAPSAAQTREFPSKKAPLAVETLVTGLKQPWSVEVLPDGGYLVSEKGGTLRLVRNGRISAPITGVPEVATNGQGGLLDIALAPDFATSRRLYLTYSARGDGGAGTAVARARLSDDGTTLEETARIFLMNRLSTRGEHFGSRIAIAKDGSLFFGIGDRGEGERAQDPRDHAGAILHINPDGSPHAANPFLGTSEGLAEIWSKGHRNPQGLTIDPKDGTLLSAEHGARGGDEINNPQPGRNYGWPLVSYGRHYSGAEFDLGSSAAGYEAPLYYWDPSIAPGAIAVYRGAMFPEWDGNLIVAALKYRLVARLERDEGGGILSEERLFGGEFGRIRDVVVAPDGALLLLTDGADGALLRVSRSTTTN; the protein is encoded by the coding sequence ATGCGGCGGGAAAAAAGCGATTTGAAGGGCCTTGTGAAAGGCGCGGCGATAGCGATCCTCCTGGCCTTCGCGCTGTCTCCCGCCCCCTCGGCCGCACAGACCCGCGAGTTCCCCAGCAAGAAGGCCCCCCTGGCCGTCGAGACGCTGGTGACCGGCCTGAAACAGCCATGGTCCGTCGAAGTGCTGCCCGATGGCGGCTACCTGGTTTCCGAAAAGGGCGGCACGCTCCGCCTCGTGCGCAACGGCCGGATCTCCGCGCCGATCACCGGCGTGCCGGAAGTGGCGACGAACGGCCAGGGCGGCCTGCTCGACATCGCGCTCGCACCCGACTTCGCCACCAGCCGCCGCCTCTATCTTACCTATAGCGCCCGCGGCGACGGCGGCGCCGGCACGGCCGTCGCCCGGGCACGGCTGTCGGACGACGGCACAACGCTCGAGGAGACCGCCCGCATCTTCCTGATGAACCGCCTGTCCACGCGCGGCGAGCATTTCGGCTCGCGCATCGCAATCGCAAAGGACGGCAGCCTGTTCTTCGGCATCGGCGACCGCGGCGAGGGCGAGCGCGCGCAGGATCCGCGCGACCATGCCGGCGCCATCCTGCATATCAACCCGGACGGCAGCCCCCATGCCGCCAACCCCTTCCTCGGCACATCCGAGGGCCTTGCGGAAATCTGGTCGAAGGGCCACCGCAACCCGCAGGGGCTGACCATCGACCCGAAGGACGGCACGCTGCTTTCGGCCGAGCACGGCGCGCGCGGCGGCGACGAGATCAACAACCCGCAACCCGGCCGCAACTACGGCTGGCCGCTCGTCTCCTACGGGCGGCACTATTCCGGCGCGGAGTTCGACCTCGGCTCGTCCGCCGCCGGCTACGAGGCGCCGCTTTATTACTGGGATCCGTCCATCGCGCCGGGCGCCATCGCCGTCTACCGCGGCGCCATGTTCCCCGAATGGGACGGCAACCTGATCGTCGCCGCGCTGAAATACCGGCTCGTCGCCCGCCTGGAACGCGACGAAGGCGGCGGCATCCTTTCCGAGGAACGCCTGTTCGGCGGAGAGTTCGGCCGTATCCGCGACGTGGTCGTGGCGCCGGACGGCGCCCTGCTTCTTCTGACGGACGGCGCGGATGGCGCCCTCCTGCGCGTCTCCCGGTCCACGACGACGAACTGA
- a CDS encoding DMT family transporter: MTRVQANLLLLLAGAIWGAGFIAQSTAMKSLGPVWFIGLRFAVATLVALPFALWEKARATSPLRRSDLAGFVLTGIALFAAAAFQQVGLLTTTVTNSGFLTGLYVVFTPILTVLVLRRRPHWIVWPAAFTASFGIFLLSGGTLAALTLGDMLTIFCAVLWSVQMICVGVFSGRSGRPLALSLVQFFVCAVVGCGAGLLFEPVSLAAISGALPEILYAGLFSSGVAFIFQNVAQRYTTAPQAAIFLSSEALFAALFGVLLLGETISPPGYAGCAIIFLAMLAVELVPELLRPRRAVTPVEA; this comes from the coding sequence ATGACGCGCGTTCAGGCGAACCTTCTCCTGTTGCTGGCCGGCGCCATCTGGGGCGCGGGCTTCATCGCCCAGTCCACGGCGATGAAATCGCTCGGCCCCGTCTGGTTCATCGGCCTGCGCTTTGCCGTCGCCACGCTCGTCGCCCTCCCCTTCGCGCTGTGGGAGAAGGCGCGCGCGACGAGCCCGTTGCGGCGGAGCGATCTTGCCGGCTTCGTGCTGACCGGCATCGCGCTCTTCGCCGCCGCCGCCTTCCAGCAGGTCGGCCTCCTCACCACGACCGTCACCAATTCCGGCTTCCTCACCGGCCTCTACGTCGTCTTCACGCCGATCCTGACCGTGCTGGTGCTGCGCCGCCGGCCGCACTGGATCGTCTGGCCCGCCGCCTTCACGGCCTCCTTCGGCATTTTCCTCCTGTCCGGCGGCACGCTCGCCGCGCTGACGCTCGGCGACATGCTGACGATCTTCTGCGCCGTGCTCTGGTCCGTCCAGATGATCTGCGTCGGCGTCTTCTCCGGCCGCTCCGGCCGGCCGCTGGCTCTCTCGCTCGTGCAATTCTTCGTCTGCGCCGTCGTCGGCTGCGGCGCCGGCCTGCTGTTCGAGCCCGTCAGCCTTGCCGCAATCAGCGGCGCGCTGCCGGAAATCCTCTATGCCGGCCTCTTTTCGAGCGGCGTCGCCTTCATCTTCCAGAACGTCGCCCAGCGCTACACGACCGCGCCGCAGGCCGCCATCTTCCTGTCGAGCGAAGCGCTGTTCGCCGCGCTTTTCGGCGTGCTGCTGCTCGGCGAGACGATCAGTCCCCCCGGCTATGCGGGCTGCGCCATCATCTTCCTCGCCATGCTGGCGGTGGAACTCGTGCCCGAACTCCTGCGCCCGCGGCGCGCGGTCACGCCCGTGGAAGCATGA
- a CDS encoding cold-shock protein gives MAETGIVKFFNTEKGFGFIKPDNGGADIFVHISAVQASGLNGLSENQKVSFDTEPDRRGKGPKAVNLQIAG, from the coding sequence ATGGCCGAAACTGGCATCGTAAAATTCTTCAACACCGAGAAGGGCTTTGGCTTCATCAAGCCCGACAACGGTGGTGCGGATATCTTCGTACATATTTCCGCTGTGCAGGCTTCCGGCCTGAACGGCCTTTCCGAAAACCAGAAGGTAAGCTTCGACACGGAACCCGATCGCCGCGGCAAAGGCCCGAAGGCGGTCAACCTGCAGATCGCCGGCTGA
- a CDS encoding BA14K family protein has protein sequence MNKVIKALVLSAAVAATTLTATAGIAQARDRDGYWGPRPYPRHHHRNNDALVGGAIGLATGMIIGGAIASQPRYEERRVYVEPDYYPEPERRVIYRPAPSYEPWTQSWYRYCSQRYRSFDPNSGTFVGYDGREHFCTAG, from the coding sequence ATGAACAAAGTCATCAAAGCTCTCGTGCTTTCCGCCGCTGTCGCCGCCACGACGCTCACCGCGACCGCTGGCATCGCCCAGGCGCGCGACCGCGACGGCTATTGGGGTCCCCGCCCCTATCCCCGTCATCATCATCGCAACAACGACGCCCTCGTCGGCGGTGCGATCGGCCTTGCCACCGGCATGATCATCGGCGGCGCGATCGCCTCCCAGCCGCGCTACGAGGAACGCCGCGTCTATGTCGAGCCGGATTACTATCCGGAACCCGAGCGCCGCGTGATCTACCGCCCGGCCCCGAGCTACGAGCCCTGGACGCAGTCCTGGTATCGCTACTGCTCGCAGCGCTACCGCTCGTTCGACCCGAACAGCGGCACCTTCGTCGGCTACGACGGCCGCGAGCATTTCTGCACGGCCGGCTGA
- a CDS encoding MBL fold metallo-hydrolase, which yields MLQAGIIPVTPFQQNCTILFDTETKEGVVVDPGGDVDVILQTVKDNGIGLKAIWLTHGHIDHAGGAKELKEALGIDIIGPHKDDLSLLQRLEAQASMFGVPMKVSNVVPDRWLEDGDTVSFGDHEFEVYHTPGHAPGHVIYFNRGQGFAHLGDVLFQGSIGRTDLPGGNHQQLLESIRDKVFPLGDEVGFLCGHGLGGKIGEERRTNPFLRGL from the coding sequence ATGCTTCAGGCGGGCATCATTCCCGTCACCCCCTTCCAGCAAAACTGCACCATCCTCTTCGACACGGAAACGAAGGAGGGCGTGGTCGTCGATCCCGGCGGCGATGTCGATGTGATCCTCCAGACGGTGAAGGACAACGGCATCGGCCTGAAGGCAATCTGGCTGACGCACGGCCATATCGACCATGCCGGCGGCGCGAAGGAACTGAAGGAGGCGCTCGGTATCGACATCATCGGCCCGCACAAGGACGATCTCTCCCTGCTGCAGCGCCTTGAGGCGCAGGCCTCGATGTTCGGCGTGCCGATGAAAGTGAGCAATGTCGTGCCGGACCGCTGGCTGGAGGATGGCGACACCGTGTCCTTCGGCGATCATGAATTCGAGGTCTACCACACGCCCGGCCATGCGCCGGGGCATGTGATCTACTTCAACCGCGGCCAGGGCTTCGCCCATCTCGGCGACGTGCTCTTCCAGGGCTCGATCGGGCGCACCGACCTGCCGGGCGGCAACCACCAGCAGCTTCTGGAATCGATCCGCGACAAGGTGTTTCCGCTGGGCGACGAGGTGGGTTTCCTCTGCGGCCACGGGCTGGGCGGCAAGATCGGCGAGGAGCGCCGGACCAATCCGTTCCTGCGCGGGCTCTGA